The following coding sequences are from one Bombus affinis isolate iyBomAffi1 unplaced genomic scaffold, iyBomAffi1.2 ctg00000070.1, whole genome shotgun sequence window:
- the LOC126927033 gene encoding G-patch domain and KOW motifs-containing protein-like isoform X1 — MAEEGKKISFGFAKSIKKPVLKNAIPQEKKKVDCIECLDEKGIKVIGEEGKKDEPLIIPLLGSKTWHDRILNKIDADIFLPKADKEKVGDASVNEAKSKLSNGKTSPIISIKKEPVEDSENKVVTLEEQATKEIIEELKSKNKYETKTNDLTLPLVEDESLRGKEQSTLEDYEKIPIDAFGVAMLRGMGWQPGKGIG, encoded by the exons atggcagaagaaggaaagaagatttccttcggttttgcgaaatctattaagaaacctgtgttaaaaaatgctattccacaagaaaaaaagaaagttgattgcattgaatgccttgatgagaaaggtattaaagtaatagg tgaggaaggaaaaaaagatgaacctctaattattccattactaggttcaaaaacctggcatgatagaattcttaataaaatagatgcagatattttccttccgaaggcagataaggaaaaggtaggagacgctagtgttaacgaggcaaaatcaaagctatctaatggaaaaacatcgccaataatatcaataaagaaagagccagttgaagatagtgaaaataaagttgttactttagaagagcaagcgacgaaagaaatcattgaggaacttaagtcaaagaataaatatgaaactaaaacaaatgatttaactttacctttagtagaagatgaatcattaagaggcaaagaacag tctacgttagaagattatgaaaaaattcctattgatgcttttggtgtagcaatgttaaggggaatgggatggcaaccaggaaagggaattggttga